Proteins encoded in a region of the Trueperaceae bacterium genome:
- a CDS encoding ABC transporter ATP-binding protein codes for MLELSSVYKSFGGLQAISDLSLRLEQGEIVSLIGPNGAGKTTVFNLITGVYRPDSGDITFEGKSLKGLKPSAIVDRGVARTFQNLRLFTNLTVLENVLIPQHHKLRSNWFSSVLRTPAYLRQERAMHERALEKLAFFGPRLMSFRLHQSVEVLSYANRRRTEMARAMATGAKLLLLDEPSAGMNPKETREITKIIRRMRDQGGYTILLVEHKMNLVKDISDRVVVLDYGRKLAEGSYADVVNDPAVIEAYLGKRSDRTSAVARAQAADGMFADHDGGGGA; via the coding sequence ATGCTCGAGCTGAGTAGCGTCTACAAGTCGTTCGGCGGCCTGCAGGCCATCTCCGACCTGTCGTTGAGACTCGAGCAGGGCGAGATCGTCAGCCTCATCGGTCCGAACGGGGCGGGGAAGACGACGGTCTTCAACCTCATCACCGGCGTGTACAGGCCCGACAGCGGCGACATCACCTTCGAGGGCAAGAGCCTCAAGGGGCTCAAACCCAGCGCCATCGTCGACCGCGGCGTGGCACGCACCTTCCAGAACCTGCGGCTCTTCACCAACCTGACGGTGCTCGAGAACGTGCTCATCCCACAGCACCACAAGCTGCGCTCCAACTGGTTCAGCTCGGTCCTCCGCACGCCCGCCTACCTCAGGCAGGAGCGCGCCATGCACGAGCGCGCCCTCGAGAAGCTCGCCTTCTTCGGACCGCGCCTCATGAGCTTCAGACTGCACCAGTCGGTCGAGGTGCTCTCCTACGCCAACCGGCGCCGCACCGAGATGGCGCGCGCCATGGCGACGGGCGCCAAGCTGCTGCTACTCGACGAACCGAGCGCCGGGATGAACCCGAAGGAGACGCGCGAGATCACCAAGATCATCCGCCGCATGCGCGACCAGGGCGGCTACACCATCCTGCTCGTGGAGCACAAGATGAACCTCGTCAAGGACATCAGCGACCGCGTGGTCGTCCTCGACTACGGCCGCAAGCTCGCCGAGGGCTCCTACGCCGACGTCGTGAACGACCCGGCCGTCATCGAGGCGTACCTCGGCAAGCGCTCCGACAGGACGAGCGCGGTCGCCCGAGCGCAGGCGGCGGACGGCATGTTCGCCGATCACGACGGCGGAGGCGGAGCGTGA
- a CDS encoding branched-chain amino acid ABC transporter permease: MFYLHGIDPSFNGAFFAGAFVRSFQLGSLYALIALGYTMVYGIIRLINFAHGEVFMVGAFAAYFLFSRTPMAWPVAVVVALVVTYGFMQILNFWRGRMTDPLVLAGGGVAFLVVAVALASTRLGWLAAMVASMFITGVLGVTIDKVAYKPLRGAPRNSMLITAIAVSFFLQNFGILAFSNRQTPFRPPSFFTGPLQFGVLGETLYTSWMVVLVPVVTAVLVVGLTLFVTRTRLGKAMRATAQDAETARMMGVNVDRVIATTFLLGSMLAAAAGVMWGMTFGSINQPAIFGILPGIKAFAAAVIGGIGSLPGAVVGGVLLGFLENFLTALLPRTHAFAGITEYKDTFAFLAMIVILLVRPSGIVGEDLSEKV; the protein is encoded by the coding sequence ATGTTCTATCTTCACGGCATCGACCCGTCGTTCAACGGCGCGTTCTTCGCGGGCGCCTTCGTGCGGTCGTTCCAGCTCGGGAGCCTCTACGCGCTCATCGCGCTCGGCTACACGATGGTCTACGGCATCATCCGCCTGATCAACTTCGCGCACGGCGAGGTCTTCATGGTGGGAGCCTTCGCCGCCTATTTCCTGTTCAGCCGCACGCCCATGGCCTGGCCCGTCGCCGTCGTCGTGGCGCTCGTCGTCACCTACGGCTTCATGCAGATCCTCAACTTCTGGCGCGGCCGCATGACGGACCCGCTCGTCCTGGCGGGCGGCGGGGTGGCGTTCCTCGTGGTGGCCGTCGCCCTCGCCTCCACCCGCCTCGGCTGGCTGGCGGCCATGGTCGCCAGCATGTTCATCACGGGCGTCCTGGGCGTGACCATCGACAAGGTGGCCTATAAGCCCCTGCGGGGCGCCCCGCGCAACTCCATGCTCATCACGGCCATCGCCGTGTCCTTCTTCCTTCAGAACTTCGGCATCCTCGCCTTCTCCAACCGGCAGACGCCGTTCAGGCCGCCGAGCTTCTTCACGGGACCGCTCCAGTTCGGGGTCCTGGGCGAGACGCTCTACACCTCGTGGATGGTCGTTCTCGTGCCGGTGGTGACGGCCGTGCTCGTGGTGGGCCTCACCCTGTTCGTCACCCGCACGCGGCTCGGCAAGGCCATGCGCGCGACGGCGCAGGACGCCGAGACCGCCCGCATGATGGGCGTGAACGTCGACCGCGTGATAGCCACCACCTTCCTGCTCGGCTCCATGCTGGCCGCCGCCGCCGGCGTCATGTGGGGCATGACCTTCGGCAGCATCAACCAGCCCGCCATCTTCGGCATCCTGCCGGGCATCAAGGCGTTCGCCGCCGCCGTCATCGGCGGCATCGGCAGCCTGCCGGGCGCCGTGGTGGGCGGCGTGCTCCTCGGCTTCCTGGAGAACTTCCTCACCGCCCTCCTGCCCCGCACCCACGCCTTCGCGGGGATAACCGAGTACAAGGACACGTTCGCCTTCCTGGCCATGATCGTCATCCTCCTCGTCCGACCGAGCGGGATCGTCGGCGAGGACCTGTCGGAGAAGGTATGA
- a CDS encoding branched-chain amino acid ABC transporter permease, with the protein MSTVKGAATPAAAGYRPHYTANRLRNTLLSLGGMVVLVLLLALVDGGDSIKLKQVLALFAIWGIATVSLNLVNGVTGILSLGHHGFMLIGGYATGLLILPAAQRENIAASARSSLSDFAIGLSVENWARALGLEALAAPETIWARFLIALFIGGLLAAAFGVVVGFPSLRLRGDYLAIVTFAFGEAIRLLASTPMMSSFTNGALGFAGVPTGFGKSLWWTFGLLSITVFVMARLKYSSYGRALQGIREDEIAAEAMGVNTSYHKVLAFAISAFFAGVSGGLYVSWVGTARLDLFLFFLTFYYLVAISVGGTGSVTGALIGTALVVVVRQYGDPLEEAYPLSTWLVALGCVLLATALVAYLVRRHRRTRPTAGPLVWVPLALGAAAVAFGVFGAGATALQREWQGFGMRAITLSILLIAIMILRPAGVMGRREFTWSGLFRERLDEPTDEERRQDAWLTNPELAASLAQGVDDEDDDDGATASGGAVG; encoded by the coding sequence ATGAGCACCGTCAAGGGAGCCGCCACGCCCGCCGCCGCCGGCTACCGACCCCACTACACGGCCAACCGCCTACGCAACACCCTCCTGAGCCTCGGCGGCATGGTCGTCCTCGTGCTGCTGCTGGCGCTGGTCGACGGCGGCGACAGCATCAAGCTCAAGCAGGTGCTCGCGCTGTTCGCCATCTGGGGCATCGCCACCGTCAGCCTCAACCTCGTCAACGGCGTGACCGGCATCCTGTCGCTCGGCCACCACGGCTTCATGCTCATAGGCGGTTACGCCACGGGCCTCCTCATCCTGCCCGCCGCGCAGCGCGAGAACATCGCCGCCTCGGCGCGCTCGAGCCTCTCGGACTTCGCCATCGGCCTCTCGGTCGAGAACTGGGCGCGCGCCCTCGGACTCGAGGCGCTCGCTGCCCCCGAGACCATCTGGGCGCGTTTCCTCATCGCCCTCTTCATCGGCGGGCTCCTGGCGGCCGCGTTCGGCGTCGTCGTCGGCTTCCCCAGCCTGCGGCTGCGGGGCGACTACCTCGCCATCGTCACCTTCGCCTTCGGCGAGGCCATCAGGCTCCTCGCCTCCACGCCCATGATGTCGTCGTTCACCAACGGCGCCCTCGGCTTCGCGGGCGTCCCGACCGGCTTCGGCAAGTCGCTCTGGTGGACGTTCGGGCTACTGTCGATAACCGTGTTCGTGATGGCGCGCCTCAAGTACTCGTCGTACGGACGCGCCCTGCAGGGCATCCGCGAGGACGAGATCGCGGCCGAGGCCATGGGCGTGAACACCTCGTACCACAAGGTCCTCGCCTTCGCCATCTCCGCCTTCTTCGCCGGGGTGTCGGGCGGGCTGTACGTCAGCTGGGTCGGCACCGCGCGCCTCGACCTGTTCCTGTTCTTCCTGACCTTCTACTACCTGGTCGCCATCAGCGTGGGCGGCACCGGCTCCGTCACGGGCGCGCTCATCGGCACCGCGCTGGTGGTGGTCGTCAGGCAGTACGGCGACCCCCTCGAGGAGGCGTACCCCCTGTCGACGTGGCTCGTCGCCCTCGGTTGCGTGCTGCTGGCCACGGCGCTCGTCGCCTACCTGGTGCGCCGCCACAGGCGAACGCGGCCCACGGCCGGCCCGCTCGTGTGGGTGCCGCTGGCGCTGGGCGCGGCGGCCGTGGCGTTCGGGGTGTTCGGTGCCGGCGCGACCGCGTTGCAGCGCGAGTGGCAAGGATTCGGCATGCGCGCCATCACGCTCTCCATACTCCTCATCGCCATCATGATCCTGCGGCCCGCCGGCGTCATGGGCCGCAGGGAGTTCACCTGGTCGGGGCTCTTCCGCGAGCGCCTCGACGAACCGACCGACGAGGAGCGGCGCCAGGACGCCTGGCTGACCAACCCCGAGCTGGCGGCCTCGCTGGCGCAGGGCGTGGACGACGAAGACGACGATGACGGCGCCACGGCGAGCGGAGGGGCGGTGGGCTGA